The Candidatus Aramenus sp. CH1 genome includes a window with the following:
- a CDS encoding YhbY family RNA-binding protein: protein MGETDVRIGKNGISEGVINEIKRRLKEHEVVKVRIGMKDLDRREVAQRVASLTNSKVIEVRGYTFMLRKIDSS from the coding sequence ATGGGGGAAACAGACGTTAGGATAGGTAAAAACGGAATCAGTGAGGGAGTCATAAATGAGATCAAGAGGAGACTTAAAGAGCACGAGGTCGTGAAGGTGAGGATAGGAATGAAAGACCTTGACAGAAGGGAAGTAGCACAAAGGGTGGCCAGCTTGACTAACTCGAAAGTTATTGAAGTAAGAGGTTATACGTTTATGCTGAGGAAAATTGATAGCAGTTGA
- a CDS encoding DUF371 domain-containing protein gives MIAVDWFRISGHANVKATHRSTLEFTKDNFLTPRGNCILGISSEKAVSDLSQSVKNLIQSGSNVYAVVVVEGTYDIIKAVGSRLLTLSDKNKMIVRKSDFISDSTLAIRANKSAADVNRNLVDKLRRGSKGTVYVVASDATLKDEEVLGVVVNLNTRG, from the coding sequence TTGATAGCAGTTGACTGGTTTAGGATTTCCGGACACGCTAACGTAAAGGCAACCCATAGGAGTACCTTGGAGTTCACTAAGGACAACTTTCTTACGCCTAGGGGGAATTGCATCTTAGGTATTTCTTCCGAGAAGGCCGTGAGCGACTTAAGCCAAAGCGTAAAGAACCTAATACAATCGGGATCCAACGTTTACGCCGTCGTTGTGGTTGAAGGGACATACGACATAATAAAGGCTGTTGGCTCAAGACTTCTAACCCTGAGCGACAAGAACAAGATGATCGTAAGAAAATCGGACTTCATCTCGGACTCGACTTTGGCAATAAGGGCAAACAAATCTGCCGCCGACGTAAATAGAAACCTAGTAGATAAGCTAAGGCGTGGATCTAAGGGGACTGTTTACGTTGTCGCAAGCGACGCTACACTTAAAGATGAAGAGGTCCTTGGCGTAGTCGTTAACCTTAACACAAGAGGTTAG
- a CDS encoding methyltransferase domain-containing protein → MVLCAKIPRRQFNELRKSLVIDPDFELSYEGDYIVVPVREIRADQIQFVECKPAPKKRTPRLNQLVPGVSSYYVIGNIALVSMREDYVDTSKVGEVIMSVNRKVRSVFLRKKVTGQFRVNELELIAGENKTDTVYKENGLKFYVDVAKVYVNPTMAGERLKLRREVKKGDKVLDAFAGYGPIALNLAVTGAYVVAGDLNLEGLYMLKRSMELNKIRSVDVINYDASFLPFRDKSFDVVIGDNPTMVREFLHELCRVTKGKLTYYVLERTAELTSCVKVNDYAKDLFIFKCSVACDNVNSPLRSTP, encoded by the coding sequence ATGGTTTTATGCGCCAAGATACCCAGGAGGCAGTTTAACGAGTTAAGGAAAAGCCTAGTTATTGACCCAGATTTTGAGCTTTCCTACGAGGGAGATTACATCGTGGTTCCAGTAAGGGAAATTAGAGCGGATCAAATTCAGTTTGTGGAGTGTAAACCAGCTCCTAAGAAGAGGACTCCCAGGCTAAACCAACTCGTACCGGGCGTCTCGAGCTACTACGTGATAGGGAACATAGCTCTCGTTAGTATGAGGGAAGACTATGTGGACACAAGTAAGGTAGGAGAAGTCATAATGTCAGTTAACAGAAAAGTAAGGAGCGTGTTCCTAAGGAAGAAAGTGACAGGGCAGTTTAGGGTAAACGAGCTCGAGCTAATAGCTGGAGAGAACAAGACGGACACAGTTTACAAGGAAAACGGCCTAAAGTTCTACGTCGATGTGGCAAAAGTCTACGTTAACCCCACTATGGCAGGGGAGAGGCTAAAGCTGAGGAGAGAAGTGAAGAAGGGAGATAAGGTCTTGGACGCGTTCGCGGGATACGGCCCCATAGCCCTAAACCTAGCCGTCACAGGAGCTTACGTAGTAGCTGGGGATCTCAACCTGGAAGGGCTGTACATGCTAAAGAGGTCAATGGAGTTGAACAAGATCCGCTCGGTTGACGTAATTAACTACGACGCAAGCTTTCTGCCCTTCCGCGATAAGTCGTTCGACGTGGTTATAGGGGACAACCCTACAATGGTGAGGGAATTCCTCCACGAGCTGTGCAGGGTTACAAAGGGAAAGTTAACGTACTACGTCCTTGAGAGGACAGCAGAGCTAACCTCTTGTGTTAAGGTTAACGACTACGCCAAGGACCTCTTCATCTTTAAGTGTAGCGTCGCTTGCGACAACGTAAACAGTCCCCTTAGATCCACGCCTTAG
- a CDS encoding NAD(P)/FAD-dependent oxidoreductase: protein MSEYDMIVVGGGPIGLFGTFYASLRDMKVLLIDAQDELGGQLVTLYPEKMVYDVGGFPGILAYDLAQKLVEQAKMFSPDIRTGEVADGLEKTSDGMYVLKTDKGNSFKTKTILLAVGLGRLMPSRLGAKGEVEYENRGVYYTVRRKKDFEGKRVLIVGGGDSAVDWALTLAPIAKSVTLIHRRDQFRAHERSVKELFQVAKVYTWHELKEVKGDGQRVNQAIIFDNRTKEEKVLDVDAVIISIGHKGDLGNIPKWGLKMKGRDIVTDAMMQTNLPGVYAAGDVAQVEGAPKLALIAVGFGQAAIATSVAKKYIDPNASVFAGHSSEMSKFKKE, encoded by the coding sequence ATGAGCGAGTATGACATGATAGTAGTAGGAGGAGGTCCTATAGGGCTTTTTGGGACTTTCTACGCCAGCCTCAGGGACATGAAGGTATTACTTATAGATGCTCAAGACGAGCTAGGAGGACAGCTAGTAACACTCTACCCAGAGAAAATGGTCTACGACGTAGGCGGTTTTCCAGGAATACTAGCTTACGACCTTGCGCAAAAGCTAGTTGAGCAGGCTAAAATGTTCTCCCCAGACATTAGGACAGGCGAGGTCGCTGATGGCCTAGAGAAGACCAGTGATGGGATGTACGTATTGAAGACAGATAAGGGAAACTCCTTCAAGACCAAGACAATCTTATTGGCTGTAGGTCTAGGGAGGTTAATGCCAAGTAGGCTAGGCGCAAAAGGAGAAGTAGAGTACGAAAATAGGGGAGTTTACTACACAGTGAGGAGAAAGAAGGACTTCGAAGGAAAGAGAGTGTTAATAGTGGGCGGTGGAGACTCCGCAGTGGACTGGGCGTTGACTCTGGCCCCAATAGCCAAGTCAGTGACCTTAATACATAGGAGGGATCAGTTTAGGGCACACGAGAGGAGCGTTAAGGAACTCTTCCAAGTGGCAAAGGTCTATACTTGGCACGAGTTAAAGGAAGTTAAGGGCGACGGCCAGAGGGTAAACCAGGCTATCATCTTCGATAATAGAACCAAGGAGGAAAAAGTATTGGACGTAGACGCTGTCATAATTAGCATAGGCCACAAGGGCGACTTAGGGAACATACCTAAGTGGGGTCTAAAGATGAAGGGGAGGGACATAGTAACAGACGCCATGATGCAGACCAACTTGCCTGGCGTATATGCTGCCGGAGACGTGGCCCAAGTGGAAGGCGCGCCTAAGCTAGCACTAATAGCGGTAGGCTTCGGGCAGGCTGCAATAGCGACCAGCGTAGCAAAGAAGTACATAGACCCTAACGCCTCGGTGTTCGCAGGGCACAGCTCAGAAATGAGTAAGTTTAAGAAGGAGTAA
- a CDS encoding MFS transporter — protein MPMKGKTIYLARVVYSISWFYLSPEIPYILSKYNVSSSLAGFIPFSFFIGSGTMQLPSAFLSTKIGLRNSVTLGLLIMSVSAFLVSTSSTFFQVVLFYFLGGVGASLFFSSGGALLAELNKDRLGRVMGLYNASFSLGGIIGLNWVFLDQLLGFKFATILLSAITLLSAFINWRLPNYLPNWEVIRNVKVLYFGVATSGVWGVYYVVGELFPTFAHEYLYVSDVEGGAVTSLLLVSSLVGGLLGFLGDRGNKVKLLLFSSVMGILPSLLLYTNLYVIGIVALGVFNELAISILYSIVAVETKGLNSSIGLAEVNSLNIVIGTWLEPLASFSGHLAWVIVDVVALLPLLVVFKAIRTY, from the coding sequence ATGCCAATGAAAGGGAAGACGATATACTTAGCTAGGGTCGTGTACTCCATAAGCTGGTTCTACCTTTCGCCCGAAATACCCTATATCCTATCTAAATATAACGTAAGTAGCTCGTTGGCTGGGTTTATTCCCTTCTCCTTCTTTATAGGCTCCGGAACAATGCAACTGCCCTCCGCATTTCTCTCCACGAAGATCGGACTGAGGAATTCCGTGACCCTCGGTCTCCTCATAATGTCCGTCTCGGCTTTCCTTGTTTCCACGTCGTCCACTTTCTTCCAAGTAGTCTTGTTCTATTTTCTCGGGGGAGTAGGTGCGTCCCTTTTCTTCTCCAGCGGGGGCGCTCTGCTAGCAGAGCTAAACAAGGATAGGTTAGGGAGGGTCATGGGCCTCTACAACGCCTCGTTTAGCTTAGGAGGCATAATTGGGTTAAACTGGGTATTCCTTGACCAACTACTTGGCTTCAAGTTTGCCACAATATTGCTGTCAGCAATAACCCTCCTATCGGCGTTTATTAACTGGAGGCTACCCAATTACCTCCCTAACTGGGAGGTGATTAGGAACGTAAAAGTGCTCTATTTTGGCGTAGCTACGTCGGGCGTTTGGGGGGTCTATTATGTTGTAGGGGAGCTCTTTCCAACTTTTGCCCACGAGTACCTATACGTGAGTGACGTGGAGGGGGGAGCAGTAACCTCGCTGTTGCTTGTATCGTCGTTGGTGGGAGGCCTCCTCGGGTTTTTGGGCGACAGGGGGAATAAGGTTAAGCTCCTTCTATTCTCGTCAGTAATGGGGATCTTGCCCAGCTTACTTCTCTACACGAACCTCTACGTCATTGGGATAGTGGCCTTGGGGGTTTTTAACGAGTTGGCTATTTCGATCCTATACTCCATTGTAGCTGTTGAAACTAAGGGCCTTAACTCTAGCATAGGGCTAGCAGAGGTGAACTCGTTAAACATAGTTATAGGCACTTGGCTAGAACCACTGGCGAGCTTTTCTGGTCACTTAGCTTGGGTAATTGTGGACGTAGTGGCCTTGTTGCCGTTGTTAGTAGTTTTCAAGGCAATAAGGACTTACTGA
- a CDS encoding NAD(+)/NADH kinase produces the protein MKVKIVSKPTPNVDEIKERIKKLTNKYGLVLTEDEPDVVIAVGGDGTLLKAIRYFKPIVAVKAGRRGFMMDVMPENLEQAFSRLVKHDYVTEEYMLLETEVEGVKALAFNEIGILYDKPEALKINVKFLEDSVVFEGDGVLVSTPQGSSAWSFSISGNYVYRVNALEVCLVNPILTSLKSVVIPPVSVRLTVMDKGYPQMARVVSDGEIVAKVRNNTEIEVRVSDKKAKILRFYKIDPIQGILNGKRDI, from the coding sequence ATGAAAGTTAAAATCGTCAGCAAACCGACGCCAAACGTAGACGAGATAAAGGAACGTATTAAAAAACTGACCAACAAGTACGGTCTTGTGCTGACGGAGGACGAGCCTGACGTGGTAATTGCAGTAGGGGGAGACGGGACGCTACTCAAGGCCATAAGATACTTCAAGCCGATTGTGGCTGTTAAGGCTGGACGGAGAGGTTTCATGATGGACGTTATGCCTGAGAACCTAGAACAAGCCTTTTCCAGGCTGGTGAAACACGACTACGTCACAGAGGAGTACATGCTCCTAGAGACAGAAGTCGAGGGGGTTAAGGCACTGGCATTTAACGAGATAGGCATTCTCTACGATAAGCCCGAAGCACTGAAAATAAACGTAAAGTTCCTAGAGGACAGCGTTGTCTTCGAGGGAGATGGGGTCCTGGTCTCTACGCCCCAAGGGAGCAGTGCGTGGAGTTTCTCCATTAGCGGTAACTACGTGTATAGGGTCAACGCGCTCGAGGTATGCTTAGTAAACCCAATACTAACATCGCTGAAGTCCGTGGTTATTCCTCCAGTCAGCGTTAGGTTAACCGTAATGGACAAGGGGTACCCGCAAATGGCTAGAGTGGTCTCAGACGGGGAGATAGTAGCTAAGGTGCGTAACAACACGGAGATCGAGGTTAGGGTAAGCGACAAAAAAGCTAAAATACTCAGATTTTACAAGATTGACCCGATACAGGGTATACTGAATGGAAAACGTGATATTTGA
- a CDS encoding NOB1 family endonuclease, whose amino-acid sequence MENVIFDTAGFLAGLENYFNKVYTTPQVVEEVRDSYSRVLLSLATSSGKVIVMQPERRNVEDVRNILRKIGEYTLSQTDVSIIALAIQLKPSVVFTDDFSVQNVLARLDIKYNSVKLNKSVKIEKEYQYMCKNCGKVYRTRKETCEICGGEIIKTTKNINKIH is encoded by the coding sequence ATGGAAAACGTGATATTTGACACCGCTGGGTTTTTGGCGGGTCTGGAAAATTACTTCAATAAAGTATATACTACCCCACAAGTTGTAGAAGAGGTAAGGGATTCCTACTCCAGGGTGCTGCTAAGCCTTGCAACAAGCTCGGGGAAAGTAATCGTTATGCAACCCGAAAGGAGGAACGTAGAGGACGTACGCAACATACTTAGAAAAATAGGCGAGTACACGTTGTCCCAAACCGACGTGTCTATAATCGCGTTGGCAATACAACTTAAACCAAGCGTGGTGTTTACCGACGACTTCTCCGTCCAGAACGTATTAGCTAGGCTCGACATAAAGTATAATTCAGTGAAATTAAATAAAAGTGTGAAAATTGAAAAAGAATATCAATATATGTGTAAAAACTGTGGAAAAGTATACAGGACAAGAAAGGAAACATGCGAAATTTGCGGAGGCGAAATAATAAAAACTACTAAGAACATAAATAAAATCCACTGA
- a CDS encoding aminotransferase class V-fold PLP-dependent enzyme, protein MDVDSFRDLVPITKKFKYLNHAAISPTPLPVLFETFSYLYRVAQLGTIAVNEEESDEFLHIRVRIAKLINSSPEEVSLIPNTSFGVNLVAHGITLESGDKVVTDSLEFPATVFPFVKLAKKGIKVSVVKARPESLEDDIIGEIDERTKIVSVSHVSFNTGVKLDVKRVVEKAKKVGAYVLLDIIQSAGALKVDVKELGVDFAVAGGYKWLMAPQGSGFIYVKRGLLEDPPFYGWKSARDYLKFDPTIFELEKGPRRFEIGTIDVASNLGLAKSAEILFQHKGEIERRVLDLSKIAIELAEDRGLEVITPKEKRSGIIVVKVKEPRKVAERLLQKDIVVSPRGEGIRISAHFYNTEEEIREAIYGIASS, encoded by the coding sequence ATGGACGTAGATAGCTTTAGGGACCTCGTGCCCATAACCAAGAAGTTCAAGTACCTAAACCATGCTGCAATATCCCCAACTCCATTGCCCGTACTCTTCGAGACCTTCAGCTACCTATACAGGGTTGCCCAACTAGGGACTATTGCAGTAAACGAGGAGGAGAGTGACGAGTTTCTTCACATAAGGGTGAGGATAGCTAAGCTAATTAACTCTTCCCCTGAGGAGGTATCCCTTATCCCTAATACTTCATTTGGGGTCAACCTAGTGGCTCACGGCATTACGCTAGAATCAGGGGATAAGGTCGTCACGGACAGCTTAGAGTTTCCAGCCACAGTGTTTCCATTCGTCAAATTAGCGAAAAAGGGAATTAAAGTCTCCGTCGTTAAGGCGAGGCCGGAGTCCCTAGAGGATGACATAATCGGCGAAATCGACGAACGTACCAAGATCGTCAGCGTAAGCCACGTTAGCTTTAACACGGGCGTCAAGCTGGACGTAAAGAGGGTTGTGGAGAAGGCCAAAAAAGTGGGGGCCTACGTCCTTCTAGACATAATACAGAGCGCAGGCGCCCTAAAGGTTGACGTCAAGGAGTTGGGAGTGGACTTCGCGGTAGCCGGTGGCTACAAGTGGCTGATGGCCCCTCAAGGTTCTGGCTTCATATATGTTAAAAGGGGCCTTCTTGAGGACCCTCCGTTTTACGGTTGGAAAAGCGCGAGGGATTACCTCAAGTTCGACCCTACGATTTTTGAGCTAGAGAAAGGACCTAGGAGGTTTGAGATAGGGACTATAGACGTCGCCTCAAACTTGGGGCTAGCCAAGTCAGCTGAAATACTCTTCCAGCACAAAGGCGAAATAGAGAGGAGAGTACTTGACCTCAGCAAGATAGCTATAGAGCTTGCCGAGGATAGGGGATTGGAGGTCATTACGCCAAAGGAAAAGAGATCCGGGATCATAGTTGTTAAGGTCAAGGAACCCAGAAAGGTGGCAGAAAGGCTCCTCCAGAAGGACATCGTAGTCTCACCCAGGGGAGAAGGCATAAGGATATCTGCTCACTTTTACAACACTGAGGAGGAAATTAGGGAAGCTATTTACGGGATAGCAAGCTCATAG
- the nadA gene encoding quinolinate synthase NadA, translated as MSKIEELVSEIKKLKKEKNAIILGHNYMDYGVQLVSDFTGDSYDLAVKAMKTNADVIVFAGVYFMAEQAAALNQDKKVLSPDPNAGCSLSDSLDVETLLKYKKMHPDAPVVLYINTSIYAKALADYIVTSSTAIKVVSSLDSDVILFGPDANLANYVEKKTGKKLVKVPPNGRCIVHASYTRQIVRLARKRYPNALLMAHPESPLEVLEEADFVGSTNQMISFARESQAKEFIVATELGMINALQLQVPGKTFYPLLTTEACACARCPYMAMITLEKVLRSLKEEVYEVKVPHDIAERAKRAFENTMSLLSRK; from the coding sequence ATGAGCAAAATTGAAGAACTCGTATCCGAGATAAAGAAACTGAAAAAGGAGAAGAACGCGATAATACTTGGCCACAATTACATGGACTACGGAGTCCAGCTGGTCTCCGACTTCACCGGGGACTCCTACGATTTGGCAGTCAAGGCGATGAAGACCAACGCAGACGTGATAGTCTTCGCTGGAGTTTACTTCATGGCAGAACAAGCAGCAGCCTTGAACCAAGACAAAAAGGTGCTCTCTCCTGACCCCAACGCTGGGTGTAGTCTTTCCGACTCCCTTGATGTGGAGACGCTTCTCAAGTATAAGAAAATGCACCCAGATGCCCCAGTGGTGCTCTACATAAACACTAGCATCTACGCCAAAGCCCTCGCCGACTACATTGTTACCTCCTCTACGGCGATAAAGGTCGTAAGTTCCCTTGATTCTGACGTAATACTCTTCGGTCCAGACGCTAACTTGGCAAACTACGTGGAAAAGAAGACGGGCAAAAAGCTAGTGAAGGTCCCACCTAACGGGAGGTGTATAGTTCATGCCTCTTATACTAGGCAGATAGTTAGGCTGGCAAGGAAGAGGTATCCCAACGCCTTGCTGATGGCCCACCCCGAATCACCCCTAGAAGTACTGGAGGAGGCCGACTTCGTCGGCTCCACAAACCAGATGATAAGCTTCGCTAGGGAGAGCCAAGCAAAGGAGTTCATAGTGGCCACTGAACTAGGAATGATTAACGCGCTCCAGCTACAAGTCCCAGGGAAGACCTTTTACCCATTGCTCACTACTGAGGCTTGCGCATGTGCAAGATGTCCATATATGGCGATGATTACCCTGGAGAAAGTTCTGCGATCTTTAAAAGAAGAGGTCTACGAGGTAAAGGTTCCCCATGACATAGCAGAAAGGGCCAAGAGAGCCTTCGAGAACACTATGAGCTTGCTATCCCGTAAATAG